In one Scomber japonicus isolate fScoJap1 chromosome 6, fScoJap1.pri, whole genome shotgun sequence genomic region, the following are encoded:
- the LOC128360223 gene encoding upstream stimulatory factor 1-like isoform X2: protein MKSQQKSPEPDGSVTVNEEGSVATAEDPAAIATIQSAATFTDQPIKYLFKTEGAGGQVTYRVIQVSDGQLEGQTDGAAAVSLVTGFPATTQTVTQRR from the exons ATGAAGAG CCAACAGAAAAGCCCTGAACCAGATGGGAGTGTTACTGTCAACGAGGAAG GGTCCGTAGCCACCGCAGAGGACCCGGCTGCTATTGCCACCATTCAGTCTGCTGCCACCTTCACTGATCAACCCATCAAATATCTCTTCAAGACGGAAGGAGCAGGCGGACAG GTGACCTACAGGGTGATCCAGGTGTCGGATGGTCAGCTGGAAGGTCAGACAGATGGAGCTGCGGCGGTCAGCCTGGTCACAGGTTTCCCTGCAACCACTCAGACTGTCACGCAG CGGCGCTGA
- the LOC128360223 gene encoding upstream stimulatory factor 1-like isoform X1, protein MKSQQKSPEPDGSVTVNEEGSVATAEDPAAIATIQSAATFTDQPIKYLFKTEGAGGQVTYRVIQVSDGQLEGQTDGAAAVSLVTGFPATTQTVTQAAALRHSTPTIPPSSQTPQLAPW, encoded by the exons ATGAAGAG CCAACAGAAAAGCCCTGAACCAGATGGGAGTGTTACTGTCAACGAGGAAG GGTCCGTAGCCACCGCAGAGGACCCGGCTGCTATTGCCACCATTCAGTCTGCTGCCACCTTCACTGATCAACCCATCAAATATCTCTTCAAGACGGAAGGAGCAGGCGGACAG GTGACCTACAGGGTGATCCAGGTGTCGGATGGTCAGCTGGAAGGTCAGACAGATGGAGCTGCGGCGGTCAGCCTGGTCACAGGTTTCCCTGCAACCACTCAGACTGTCACGCAG GCAGCGGCGCTGAGACACAGTACACCTACTATCCCGCCATCATCGCAGACGCCACAACTGGCACCATGGTGA